Proteins encoded together in one bacterium window:
- a CDS encoding DUF5309 family protein produces the protein MGQLDEITAGTLNTGKSTIVEDLQDAIYNVSPFETPLLSRLQQVGVDNRYPQWLVDSYASAATNAHAEGIAHTAQDQTVPTRAVNHVQLFYKGAAISDQERDAAHVGYADPFVYYEGKNIVEIKRDMELAIVAGSAVSGDTDTASQMAGFINFISTNKTTTTSITLTESVFNDLLELTWGNTAQFPSEVYVGAKLKRTISLYATKNTPFLSADEKKQILTTNQYDSEFGVLTVFLHRDIRSNMSMSDILVIDPNWFATGWLTPLRREVLARDGLRDRYQMSAACTVLFRNEKAALCGRAYSPYIA, from the coding sequence ATAGGGCAGTTAGACGAAATCACCGCCGGCACGCTCAACACCGGCAAGTCCACCATCGTTGAGGACCTCCAGGACGCCATCTACAACGTGTCGCCCTTCGAGACGCCTCTTCTCTCCCGGCTTCAGCAAGTCGGTGTCGACAACCGTTACCCCCAGTGGCTGGTCGACAGCTACGCGTCCGCCGCGACGAATGCCCACGCGGAAGGCATCGCGCACACGGCGCAGGACCAGACGGTCCCGACTCGGGCGGTCAACCACGTCCAGCTCTTCTACAAGGGCGCCGCGATCTCCGATCAGGAGCGCGATGCCGCGCACGTCGGTTACGCTGACCCGTTCGTGTACTACGAGGGCAAGAACATCGTCGAGATCAAGCGGGACATGGAGCTCGCGATCGTCGCCGGTTCGGCCGTCTCGGGTGACACGGACACGGCCAGCCAGATGGCCGGCTTCATCAACTTCATCAGCACGAACAAGACGACCACGACGAGCATCACGCTCACGGAGTCGGTGTTCAACGACCTGCTCGAGCTCACGTGGGGCAACACGGCCCAGTTCCCGAGCGAGGTGTACGTCGGCGCGAAGTTGAAGCGGACCATCTCCCTGTACGCCACGAAGAACACCCCCTTCCTCTCGGCTGACGAGAAGAAGCAGATCCTGACGACGAATCAGTACGATTCGGAGTTCGGCGTTCTGACGGTGTTCCTCCACCGCGACATCCGCAGCAACATGTCGATGTCGGACATCCTCGTCATCGATCCGAACTGGTTCGCGACGGGCTGGCTCACGCCGCTGCGCCGGGAAGTCCTGGCTCGCGACGGCCTCCGTGACCGCTACCAGATGTCGGCTGCCTGCACGGTCCTCTTCAGGAACGAGAAGGCGGCCCTGTGCGGTCGCGCGTACTCGCCCTACATTGCGTAG